A stretch of Pseudophryne corroboree isolate aPseCor3 chromosome 9, aPseCor3.hap2, whole genome shotgun sequence DNA encodes these proteins:
- the LOC134957829 gene encoding flavin-containing monooxygenase 5-like, with the protein MVRKVAVIGAGCSGLTAIKCCLDEGLEPTCFERTEDIGGLWRFKDVPEEGRASIYQSVIINTSKEMMCYSDYPIPDDLPNYMHNSKLLQYFRQYAEHFHLLKCIQLKTAVCSVKKRPDFLTTGQWDVVTETEGKQQTHVFDAILVCSGHHSTANLPLHTFPGIDKFKGTYFHSRDYKTAEPFRNKRVVVVGIGNTAVDLVVELSAVAKQVFLSTRRGAWLLNRVADQGYPLDIVLFTRFYSIFQVAFPSLTNNYLEHKVNSRVDHENFGLKPQHRFLSQHPTISDDLPNRIISGKVLMKTNIKQFTETDAIFEDGTVEKDIDVVIFATGYRVSFPFFDESILKVENNEVPLYKRVFPPHLEKHTLACIGYIQPLGAIMPVSEMQTRWATRVFKGLSQLPSMHDMKMEINNRKEENQKRYVKSDRHTIQVDYVPYMDEIAEEIGCKPNIMKLFLTDPKLAWQMFFGPCSPYQYRLCGPGQWRGARKAIFTQHDRIVKPTKTRVLNNDSAHSFFPFTLKLIAILIFFAAIYFSV; encoded by the exons ATGGTTAGGAAAGTTGCAGTGATTGGTGCTGGCTGCAGTGGATTAACTGCCATTAAATGCTGCCTAGATGAAGGTCTGGAGCCCACTTGCTTTGAAAGGACTGAAGATATTGGGGGACTCTGGAGATTTAAG GATGTCCCAGAAGAGGGCAGAGCCAGTATTTACCAATCTGTCATCATCAATACATCCAAGGAGATGATGTGTTACAGTGATTACCCTATTCCTGATGACCTCCCGAATTATATGCATAATTCCAAATTGCTACAGTATTTCCGTCAATATGCTGAACATTTTCACCTCCTGAAATGTATCCAGCTAAAG ACTGCTGTTTGCAGCGTTAAGAAACGTCCAGATTTTCTCACCACTGGTCAGTGGGATGTTGTCACAGAGACTGAAGGAAAGCAGCAGACTCATGTCTTTGATGCTATACTCGTCTGTTCTGGTCATCACTCAACTGCAAATCTACCACTTCACACTTTTCCAG GCATTGACAAGTTCAAAGGCACGTATTTCCACAGTCGTGACTACAAAACAGCAGAACCTTTCAGGAACAAAAGAGTAGTAGTGGTTGGTATTGGAAACACGGCAGTGGACCTGGTGGTGGAGCTTAGCGCTGTGGCTAAACAG GTTTTTCTAAGCACCAGGAGAGGAGCATGGCTACTAAACCGTGTTGCTGATCAGGGCTATCCATTGGATATAGTCCTCTTCACTCGTTTCTACAGCATTTTTCAAGTTGCATTTCCGAGTCTGACAAATAACTATTTGGAGCATAAAGTCAACTCCAGGGTTGACCATGAAAACTTTGGCCTAAAACCACAGCACAG GTTCCTCAGCCAACATCCTACAATTAGTGATGATCTCCCCAATCGCATTATCTCTGGCAAAGTTCTTATGAAGACTAATATAAAACAGTTTACAGAGACCGATGCCATATTTGAAGATggcacagttgagaaagacattgacGTTGTCATTTTTGCCACAGGATACCGTGTATCATTTCCCTTCTTTGATGAGTCTATCCTAAAGGTGGAAAATAATGAAGTACCTTTGTATAAAAGGGTATTTCCTCCACATCTGGAAAAACATACGCTAGCTTGCATTGGCTACATCCAACCTCTTGGTGCTATAATGCCTGTTTCTGAGATGCAAACGCGCTGGGCAACAAGAGTCTTTAAAG GTCTGAGTCAGTTACCATCCATGCATGACATGAAGATGGAAATAAACAATAGAAAAGAAGAAAATCAGAAAAG GTATGTCAAAAGTGATCGTCATACCATACAAGTGGATTATGTGCCATACATGGATGAAATCGCAGAGGAGATAGGCTGCAAGCCTAATATTATGAAGTTATTCCTGACAGATCCTAAGCTGGCCTGGCAGATGTTCTTTGGTCCATGCTCACCTTACCAGTACCGCCTGTGTGGACCAGGGCAGTGGAGGGGTGCCAGGAAAGCAATTTTTACTCAGCACGACCGTATCGTCAAGCCCACAAAGACCCGTGTCCTGAATAATGACTCTGCTCACAGTTTCTTCCCTTTTACTCTGAAGCTCATTGCCATACTGATTTTTTTTGCTGCCATATATTTCTCTGTGTAA